One Spirochaeta africana DSM 8902 genomic window carries:
- the thrS gene encoding threonine--tRNA ligase produces MAQAVLEKYPSAQLAIGPAISTGFYYDFDLPEPLKEEDLPAIEERMREIVKSQVDFRGYEVPKAEARQLLKGKPYKEELLEDLSESEPISFYEQDGFVDLCMGNHVENSRQIDFKGFKLMSVAGAYWRGDEKRPMLTRIYGAAFLTGKELRQYLEHLKEVEKRDHRRLGRELDLFHFEPDNPGQIFWHHNGWTIYRTLQEFVRQSVFEQNYQEVNTPSVMPRGLWERSGHWAKYQEHMFITESEKRLFALKPMNCPGHIEIFKQGLKSYRDLPLRMAEFGSCTRNEQSGALHGIMRVRGFVQDDAHIFCTEEQISGEVTLFVQLLKRMYAAFGFTDKNIIVKFSTRPDVRVGDDATWDRAEAALSSACDAAGLEYELAPGEGAFYGPKLEFTLVDALGRHWQCGTIQVDYQLPSKERLDAGYIGEDGHRHTPVILHRAVLGSLERFIGILIEHYAGAFPVWLAPVQAVVIPVAGPFFDYAAQVQRELQAKGMRVEVDLSDDRLNAKIRSAQTRKIPYALIVGEREQQEHAVSVRKYGGKQENGLPLDDWSEQVVHKIEIKDQEL; encoded by the coding sequence ATGGCCCAGGCCGTGCTGGAGAAATACCCCTCTGCCCAGCTGGCAATAGGCCCGGCGATCAGTACCGGGTTTTACTACGATTTCGACCTGCCGGAACCCCTTAAAGAGGAGGACCTGCCGGCAATCGAGGAGCGCATGCGCGAGATCGTGAAAAGCCAGGTGGATTTTCGCGGGTACGAGGTTCCCAAGGCCGAGGCGCGGCAGCTGCTGAAGGGAAAGCCCTATAAAGAGGAGCTGCTGGAGGATCTGTCCGAAAGCGAACCGATCAGCTTCTACGAGCAGGACGGCTTCGTGGACCTGTGTATGGGGAACCATGTCGAGAACTCCCGACAGATCGATTTCAAGGGATTCAAACTGATGTCGGTAGCCGGCGCCTACTGGCGCGGCGACGAGAAACGCCCGATGCTCACCCGTATCTACGGGGCGGCATTTCTGACCGGCAAGGAGCTGCGGCAGTACCTGGAACACTTGAAAGAGGTGGAGAAGCGGGATCATCGCCGCCTGGGGCGGGAGCTTGACCTGTTCCATTTCGAGCCGGACAATCCGGGGCAGATATTCTGGCACCATAACGGCTGGACCATCTACCGGACCCTGCAGGAGTTTGTGCGCCAGAGTGTGTTCGAGCAGAACTATCAGGAGGTGAATACCCCCTCGGTAATGCCGCGCGGGCTGTGGGAACGATCCGGTCACTGGGCCAAGTACCAGGAGCACATGTTTATTACCGAGAGCGAAAAGCGGTTGTTTGCTCTCAAACCCATGAACTGCCCGGGACACATCGAGATCTTCAAGCAGGGGCTCAAGTCGTACCGTGATCTGCCGCTGCGTATGGCCGAGTTCGGCAGCTGCACCCGCAACGAGCAGTCGGGGGCCCTGCACGGGATTATGCGGGTGCGCGGCTTTGTGCAGGACGATGCGCATATCTTCTGTACCGAGGAGCAGATTTCCGGCGAGGTAACCCTGTTTGTGCAGCTGCTCAAGCGGATGTATGCCGCGTTCGGCTTTACCGACAAGAACATCATCGTAAAGTTCTCCACCCGACCGGATGTCCGTGTCGGGGATGACGCCACCTGGGATCGAGCCGAGGCGGCTCTCTCCTCTGCCTGCGACGCAGCCGGACTCGAGTACGAGCTGGCGCCAGGCGAGGGGGCGTTTTACGGCCCCAAGCTGGAGTTTACCCTGGTCGATGCCCTGGGTCGCCACTGGCAGTGCGGCACCATTCAGGTTGACTATCAGCTGCCCAGCAAGGAGCGACTGGATGCCGGTTACATTGGGGAGGATGGTCACCGTCATACCCCGGTTATCCTGCATCGCGCGGTGCTGGGGTCGCTGGAGCGATTTATCGGTATTCTGATAGAGCACTACGCCGGGGCATTCCCGGTATGGCTGGCGCCGGTGCAGGCGGTTGTTATTCCGGTGGCCGGGCCGTTCTTCGACTATGCCGCTCAGGTGCAGCGCGAGCTGCAGGCCAAGGGGATGCGGGTCGAGGTTGACCTCTCTGATGATCGCCTGAATGCCAAGATCCGCAGTGCACAGACACGTAAAATCCCCTATGCTTTGATTGTGGGTGAGAGGGAGCAGCAGGAGCATGCGGTTTCGGTACGCAAGTACGGCGGCAAGCAGGAAAACGGCTTGCCGCTGGATGACTGGAGCGAGCAGGTTGTACATAAAATCGAAATAAAGGATCAGGAACTATGA
- a CDS encoding GNAT family N-acetyltransferase — protein sequence MKSKTRIMPLAADQIDTCTDVLLEAFRNEAFTRYWLDLSVQLQRIRYRRAARLKFLLQHKAGMPILVAVCNNQAAGVICLRPPGFKFGPSRIAELILNIPSLLPLLPGMLRARPIASAVKPPGDLPAPHWVLEAIAVAPQWQGHGIGRALLEQAISLCEQDSSATGMYLFTGDEPNRRIYERFGFELLEQRETNGFTSYHMFRQNTPAH from the coding sequence ATGAAGAGCAAAACGCGGATTATGCCGCTGGCCGCGGATCAGATCGATACCTGTACAGATGTTTTACTGGAAGCCTTCCGGAACGAGGCCTTTACCCGCTACTGGCTCGATCTTTCGGTCCAGCTGCAACGCATACGCTATCGCCGGGCTGCACGGCTGAAATTCCTGCTGCAGCACAAAGCAGGGATGCCGATTCTGGTTGCCGTGTGCAACAATCAGGCCGCCGGGGTGATATGCCTGAGGCCTCCAGGGTTCAAGTTCGGACCCTCGCGCATAGCTGAACTCATCCTGAACATTCCATCGCTGCTCCCGCTGCTCCCCGGGATGCTCCGTGCCCGCCCCATTGCATCGGCTGTCAAGCCGCCTGGCGATCTCCCCGCACCCCACTGGGTGCTGGAGGCCATCGCGGTTGCCCCGCAGTGGCAAGGGCATGGCATAGGACGCGCCCTGCTTGAACAGGCGATATCCTTGTGTGAACAGGACAGCTCGGCTACCGGGATGTATCTGTTCACTGGCGATGAGCCTAATCGGCGCATCTACGAGCGGTTCGGTTTCGAGCTGCTTGAGCAGCGCGAAACCAATGGATTCACGTCATACCATATGTTCCGTCAAAACACCCCCGCTCACTGA
- a CDS encoding MutS-related protein, with the protein MAEPATPELNLMFPAGRESSARPVSELTRQDLALDRVARAITGGGSQFETIEKILGSLESDPEILHFRQAVLQDLMSHPGLAAAFERAIPYIDEITRFVRTSKETDSPLLAAVWRIGELEMYSLVVNDLADTIASLDTPLVSRGLQSLAERLAAIRAEESYQTLQQELPELLAGIKKRKSLTLGVNLDDKLRPVEATILSVNDHAYKEGSMLGGFLKQVRPEYRTHAPLHQTLKDAQGNYSTKIPLSPLFGDLNEILRGLIKPLNRAIEGYLSINSRFLRRMRRDFAFYLGALQLQQRFAAVGIPTCFPEILSPEDDRTEIRGFVNLQLALTAVDPPKPGHGLVPNDAVFDADAGYYLLTGPNQGGKTTFIQGLALVFVCAQAGLFVPAESARIVPTDHLLTHFPSEERGRLTTGRLSEELERLDEIFGKVSPRSLVLLNETFSSTSPGEATRLAEDIVLGLRMIGARGVFATHLHELALRIPQLNEAVAGPRRIASLVAQIEPGTGEVDDLPPEAAELADQQANPAKRSYRIVPAPPQGRSFALDIARKHRLSLEDIQQRLRDRS; encoded by the coding sequence ATGGCAGAACCAGCAACCCCAGAACTGAACCTGATGTTTCCGGCTGGCAGGGAATCCTCTGCACGCCCGGTAAGTGAGCTGACCAGACAGGATCTTGCACTCGACCGAGTAGCCCGCGCCATTACCGGCGGCGGTTCGCAGTTCGAGACCATCGAGAAGATCCTCGGCTCACTCGAAAGCGACCCGGAAATCCTGCACTTTCGTCAGGCAGTCCTGCAGGACTTGATGTCCCATCCCGGACTTGCTGCTGCCTTTGAGCGCGCCATCCCGTACATCGACGAGATCACCCGATTTGTGCGCACCAGCAAGGAAACCGATTCACCGCTGCTGGCCGCTGTCTGGCGGATTGGTGAGCTGGAGATGTACAGCCTGGTGGTGAACGACCTGGCCGACACCATCGCCAGCCTGGATACCCCGCTGGTTTCCCGGGGGCTGCAGTCCCTGGCAGAGCGCCTTGCTGCAATCCGGGCAGAGGAGAGCTATCAAACCCTGCAGCAGGAACTGCCGGAGCTGCTGGCCGGGATCAAGAAGCGCAAGAGCCTTACCCTGGGGGTAAACCTGGACGACAAGCTGCGTCCGGTCGAGGCCACCATCCTGTCGGTGAATGATCATGCCTACAAGGAAGGCAGTATGCTGGGCGGTTTTCTGAAGCAGGTCCGGCCGGAGTACCGGACCCACGCCCCGCTGCATCAGACCCTGAAGGATGCACAAGGCAACTACAGTACCAAGATCCCGCTCTCGCCGTTGTTCGGCGACCTGAACGAGATCCTGCGGGGATTGATCAAGCCGTTAAACCGCGCCATAGAAGGGTACCTTTCGATTAACAGCCGCTTTCTGCGCCGGATGCGCCGCGACTTTGCGTTCTATCTGGGGGCCCTGCAGCTGCAGCAGCGATTTGCCGCTGTCGGCATCCCCACCTGCTTTCCGGAGATACTGTCACCGGAGGATGACCGCACCGAAATCCGGGGGTTTGTGAACCTCCAGCTGGCGCTTACTGCAGTCGACCCGCCCAAGCCGGGACATGGACTGGTACCGAATGACGCCGTCTTCGATGCCGATGCCGGTTACTATCTGCTGACCGGGCCCAACCAGGGGGGAAAGACCACATTTATTCAGGGGCTGGCGCTGGTTTTTGTCTGTGCCCAGGCCGGATTGTTTGTGCCGGCAGAGTCGGCGCGCATCGTACCGACAGATCACCTGCTGACACATTTCCCCAGCGAAGAGCGCGGGCGCCTGACCACCGGCCGCCTCAGCGAAGAGCTGGAGCGCCTCGACGAGATCTTCGGAAAGGTAAGTCCCCGATCCCTGGTACTGCTGAACGAGACATTCTCCAGCACCAGCCCTGGAGAGGCTACCCGTCTGGCTGAGGATATCGTACTGGGACTGCGGATGATCGGTGCCCGCGGGGTGTTTGCAACCCACCTGCACGAGCTTGCACTGCGCATCCCCCAGCTGAACGAGGCAGTCGCCGGCCCGCGACGGATCGCCAGCCTGGTAGCCCAGATCGAACCGGGCACCGGGGAGGTCGACGATCTGCCGCCAGAAGCCGCCGAACTGGCCGATCAGCAGGCTAACCCGGCCAAACGCAGCTATCGCATCGTCCCGGCCCCGCCGCAGGGTCGCAGTTTTGCACTGGACATTGCCCGTAAGCATCGCCTGAGCCTTGAGGATATTCAACAGCGACTGCGTGATCGTTCCTGA
- the glgX gene encoding glycogen debranching protein GlgX produces the protein MVYNSGVKLTYSPGKCLPFGATYTPHGVQFSIFSRHATAVYLQLFASAEDAQPAAEIKLDDHHKTGDVWHVLVHEAKPGQLYLYRVEGPYDPKHGHRFNPDIPLLDPYAKELAYPAEYDLQNARGYDYSRAEKDLVRGPGRDAANFPKCVVIDDDEFEWQGDRPLNYPLRFSVIYEAHVRGLSAHPSSQVKHPGTYRGIIEMIPHLKELGITSLELLPVQEFDTNEYDRVNPETGERLTNYWGYSTLGFFAPKASYASDPSPGAAVYEFKEMVRELHKAGIEVILDVVYNHTGEGNEMGPTINFRGLDNSVYYMLDDNRRYYKNYSGCGNTLNCNHPVVRSLIQDSLHYWVTEMHVDGFRFDLGSILGRDQRGNLMENPPILERIAEDPVLRHTKIIAEAWDAAGAYQVGWFPGGRWAEWNDRYRDDVRKFWRGDYGMARQLATRMTGSSDLYLRDGRKPFHSINFITSHDGFTLRDLVSYNAKHNTANGEDNRDGHNHNISFNYGTEGPSDNERIRQVRLQQQKNYMATLLLSIGTPMLLAGDEIGRTQHGNNNAYCQDNELSWTDYRLCKEYGELHRFVQGLIAFRKRHPSFLRPEFYTGTDGAFNGLPDISWFEPSGEPLNWETVNDCLAFRLDGSHAEIHADRDDNDFFVMANASRRAVAFQVAPAIEGKHWYRAIDTALPESECFPEPGSEPPIDADGVYPVRAKSMVVLIAR, from the coding sequence ATGGTTTATAACAGTGGAGTGAAGTTAACCTACAGTCCCGGAAAATGCCTGCCGTTTGGCGCCACCTACACCCCCCACGGGGTACAGTTCTCGATTTTCAGTCGCCATGCTACGGCGGTGTATCTGCAGCTGTTCGCGTCTGCCGAGGATGCGCAGCCAGCGGCAGAGATCAAGCTCGATGACCATCACAAAACCGGGGATGTCTGGCACGTGCTGGTACACGAGGCCAAACCGGGGCAGCTGTATCTGTACCGGGTAGAGGGGCCGTATGACCCGAAACACGGGCACCGGTTTAACCCCGATATTCCGCTGCTCGATCCCTATGCCAAGGAGCTGGCCTATCCTGCCGAGTATGATCTGCAGAATGCCCGCGGCTACGATTATTCCCGGGCAGAGAAGGATCTTGTCAGGGGGCCGGGGCGGGATGCCGCAAACTTCCCCAAGTGTGTAGTTATCGACGATGACGAGTTCGAGTGGCAGGGTGACCGGCCGCTGAACTATCCCCTGCGATTCAGTGTGATCTACGAGGCGCACGTGCGCGGGCTCAGTGCTCACCCGAGCAGCCAGGTCAAGCATCCGGGGACCTATCGCGGGATTATCGAGATGATTCCTCACCTGAAGGAGCTGGGGATTACCAGTCTGGAACTGCTGCCGGTCCAGGAGTTCGATACCAACGAATACGATCGCGTAAACCCCGAGACAGGAGAGCGTCTTACCAACTACTGGGGCTACAGTACCCTGGGGTTCTTCGCCCCCAAGGCGTCCTATGCCAGCGATCCCTCACCAGGTGCGGCGGTATACGAGTTCAAGGAGATGGTGCGCGAGCTGCACAAGGCCGGCATCGAGGTAATCCTGGATGTGGTCTACAACCATACCGGCGAGGGCAACGAGATGGGGCCAACCATCAACTTTCGCGGGCTTGACAACTCGGTCTACTACATGCTGGATGACAACCGCCGCTACTACAAGAACTACTCCGGCTGCGGCAACACCCTGAACTGCAATCACCCGGTCGTGCGCAGCCTGATTCAGGACAGCCTGCATTACTGGGTGACCGAGATGCATGTCGACGGCTTCCGGTTCGATCTCGGGTCGATTCTCGGGCGGGATCAGCGGGGGAATCTTATGGAGAACCCCCCGATTCTGGAGCGGATAGCCGAGGATCCGGTGCTGCGACATACCAAGATCATTGCCGAGGCATGGGATGCGGCTGGTGCCTATCAGGTCGGCTGGTTTCCCGGCGGTCGCTGGGCCGAGTGGAACGATCGCTATCGCGATGATGTGCGCAAATTCTGGCGCGGGGATTACGGGATGGCACGACAGCTGGCTACCCGCATGACCGGCAGTTCTGACCTGTATCTGCGTGACGGTCGCAAACCGTTTCACAGTATAAACTTCATCACCAGCCATGACGGTTTCACCCTGCGCGACCTGGTCAGCTACAACGCCAAGCATAATACCGCCAACGGCGAGGACAACCGCGACGGGCATAACCATAATATCAGCTTTAACTACGGTACTGAGGGACCGTCTGACAATGAACGCATCCGGCAGGTGCGGCTGCAGCAGCAGAAAAACTATATGGCAACCCTGCTGCTGTCGATCGGCACCCCGATGCTGCTTGCCGGGGATGAGATCGGGCGGACGCAGCATGGCAATAATAATGCCTACTGTCAGGATAACGAGCTTTCCTGGACTGATTACCGCCTGTGCAAGGAGTATGGCGAGCTGCACCGGTTCGTACAGGGGCTGATCGCCTTTCGCAAGCGACATCCATCGTTTTTGCGGCCCGAGTTCTATACCGGCACCGATGGGGCGTTCAATGGACTGCCGGATATTTCCTGGTTTGAGCCATCGGGAGAGCCGCTGAACTGGGAGACGGTCAATGACTGTCTGGCGTTCAGACTGGATGGCTCGCATGCCGAGATTCATGCAGATCGCGATGACAACGATTTCTTTGTGATGGCCAATGCATCGCGACGCGCGGTGGCGTTCCAGGTTGCGCCGGCTATCGAGGGGAAACACTGGTATCGGGCTATCGATACCGCGCTCCCGGAGTCTGAATGTTTTCCGGAACCCGGCAGCGAACCCCCGATTGATGCCGACGGGGTGTATCCGGTTCGCGCCAAAAGCATGGTGGTGCTGATAGCCCGCTAG
- a CDS encoding alpha/beta fold hydrolase, with protein sequence MIHTRELGSGTPVVFLHGLFGSGENLTGLARGLPDGFRAVLADLPGHGRSSWIQDMRISRMADMLAAELLQKLECPAVVVGHSLGGKVAMALALQSPELVSATAVLDIAPVRYPDRHSHILDALLRVQQAQPQSRSQADTMLAQDVPDQMVRGFLMKNYDPQEVWRIPVDTLAEQYDALRDWDISSAVYSGASLCLYGGKSEYVVPAQHAAELQRFFPSINLVEIPGAGHWLHASHMAETSRELNRFIISAG encoded by the coding sequence ATGATACACACCCGTGAACTTGGTAGCGGCACCCCGGTGGTTTTTCTTCACGGTCTGTTCGGTTCCGGAGAAAACCTGACCGGGCTGGCACGTGGCCTGCCCGATGGTTTTCGTGCGGTGCTGGCGGACCTGCCAGGTCACGGCCGCAGCAGCTGGATTCAGGACATGCGAATCAGCCGGATGGCGGACATGCTTGCCGCAGAGCTTCTGCAAAAGCTTGAGTGCCCGGCGGTGGTGGTAGGGCATTCGCTGGGCGGCAAGGTTGCCATGGCCCTGGCGCTGCAGTCCCCCGAGCTGGTATCCGCCACAGCTGTGCTGGATATTGCGCCGGTTCGCTACCCCGATCGACACAGCCATATCCTGGATGCCTTGCTCAGGGTGCAGCAGGCACAGCCGCAGAGTCGTTCCCAGGCCGATACAATGCTGGCGCAGGATGTGCCTGACCAGATGGTGCGCGGGTTTCTGATGAAAAATTACGACCCGCAAGAGGTGTGGCGTATCCCGGTAGACACACTGGCCGAACAGTACGATGCGCTGCGCGACTGGGATATTTCCTCTGCTGTCTACAGCGGCGCGTCGCTGTGCCTCTATGGCGGGAAATCCGAGTATGTAGTGCCGGCGCAGCATGCTGCCGAGCTGCAGCGGTTCTTTCCTTCAATCAACCTGGTTGAGATTCCCGGGGCCGGGCACTGGCTGCATGCCTCGCACATGGCAGAAACCTCGCGTGAATTGAACCGTTTTATTATTTCCGCCGGATAA
- a CDS encoding helix-turn-helix domain-containing protein → MDNYLHRLDILLAKRGWNRKQLAMESGINVGTVQAYWSKNRPPKAEDLIRISRTLGTTAEYIMTGDNPPADTFLSPEVTEIAQSLEKLSREELIEVRAILRAYSLTYFRRAIDRPLRAAENPDHG, encoded by the coding sequence ATGGATAACTACCTGCACCGACTGGATATCCTGCTTGCCAAACGCGGCTGGAACCGGAAACAGCTGGCGATGGAAAGCGGCATTAATGTAGGAACCGTTCAAGCCTACTGGTCGAAAAACCGCCCTCCCAAGGCAGAGGACCTGATTCGCATATCACGTACCCTGGGCACCACCGCCGAATACATCATGACCGGGGACAACCCGCCGGCCGACACATTTCTGTCCCCGGAGGTAACAGAGATCGCCCAGAGCCTGGAGAAGCTCAGTCGCGAAGAGCTGATCGAGGTACGCGCCATTCTCCGTGCCTATTCGCTCACCTATTTTCGCCGTGCAATCGATCGCCCGCTGCGGGCTGCCGAGAATCCCGACCACGGCTGA
- a CDS encoding ankyrin repeat domain-containing protein: MENEGKQFFIDCQSGTPDRISQQLKAGAPVDITGRNSWTPLMYAARGNPDPRVIRLLLQAGAALGTRARNGTTALMLAAASNTEPGIIQELIAAGADRSQTDYDGWNALMHAAFENPNPDCLSSLLQGLSKRERHDALNQAFERGWTPLMNAAGSNPSPQAVRRLLELGADPLERDVQGWTARMHAAYESSSPEILQLLLDNDEPLNRGDDHGRTALMLAAGNNPNREITALLLAAGASPSATDQEGWSALHHAAARNTNPQVLALLLESGISPRLLSATGVTALMAAAAHNPSPAAAELLLGTGIDINAQDSDGRTALHYAVSSSPSIEVISTLLAHGADPGIPDRRKRTPLFAAAARSGLRGGVQLLIDAGGPIEAADHEGLTPLMAAAMYQSQMHSVAALLNAGADPNRRDHQGRTALIHAVQWAGREEVIATLVSGSAEINCQDSEGKTPLIHAAENLQIDSEAVINLLLLSGADRSITDNSGKRAISYARRNSFLIGSMAYQLLQSA, translated from the coding sequence ATGGAGAACGAAGGCAAGCAGTTTTTTATTGATTGTCAGTCCGGAACCCCGGATCGGATCTCACAGCAGCTGAAGGCCGGAGCGCCGGTCGACATCACCGGCCGTAATTCCTGGACCCCGCTGATGTATGCCGCTCGCGGGAATCCGGACCCGCGGGTTATCCGCCTGCTGCTTCAAGCTGGCGCCGCGCTTGGTACCCGCGCGCGCAACGGCACCACCGCGCTCATGCTGGCTGCAGCGTCCAATACAGAACCCGGGATAATTCAGGAACTGATCGCCGCCGGAGCCGACCGCAGCCAGACCGATTACGACGGCTGGAATGCCCTGATGCATGCCGCATTCGAAAACCCCAATCCTGACTGCCTGTCAAGCCTCCTGCAGGGCCTGAGCAAGCGGGAGCGGCATGATGCCCTGAACCAGGCATTTGAGCGCGGCTGGACGCCGCTTATGAATGCCGCCGGCAGCAACCCGTCGCCCCAGGCAGTACGCCGGCTGCTGGAACTGGGGGCAGACCCCCTTGAGCGCGATGTACAGGGCTGGACCGCACGCATGCATGCGGCCTATGAAAGCAGCTCGCCGGAAATCCTGCAGCTGCTGCTGGACAACGATGAACCCCTGAATCGCGGCGATGATCATGGCCGCACCGCACTCATGCTGGCTGCTGGCAATAACCCCAACCGGGAGATCACCGCCTTGCTGCTGGCCGCCGGGGCCTCTCCATCCGCAACCGACCAGGAAGGCTGGAGCGCCCTGCATCACGCAGCAGCACGCAATACCAATCCGCAGGTGCTTGCCTTGCTGCTGGAAAGCGGCATCTCGCCACGGCTGCTGTCGGCAACCGGGGTCACCGCACTGATGGCCGCCGCTGCGCACAACCCGTCTCCGGCGGCCGCCGAGCTGCTGCTGGGCACCGGCATTGATATCAACGCACAGGATAGCGACGGTCGCACCGCGCTGCACTACGCTGTCAGCAGCTCACCCAGCATCGAGGTAATTTCCACACTGCTGGCGCATGGGGCCGATCCGGGCATCCCCGACCGGCGCAAGCGGACGCCGCTGTTTGCTGCTGCCGCCCGCTCCGGTCTGCGCGGCGGGGTACAGCTGCTGATCGATGCCGGCGGCCCGATCGAGGCAGCCGACCATGAAGGCTTGACCCCCCTCATGGCAGCGGCGATGTATCAATCACAGATGCACTCGGTGGCCGCCTTGCTGAACGCCGGCGCCGACCCCAACCGCCGTGACCATCAGGGGCGGACCGCCCTGATTCATGCCGTCCAGTGGGCAGGACGCGAAGAGGTGATAGCCACCCTCGTAAGCGGATCCGCCGAGATAAACTGCCAGGACAGTGAGGGCAAAACACCGCTGATCCATGCCGCCGAGAATCTGCAGATCGACTCCGAAGCGGTCATCAACCTGCTGCTGTTATCCGGTGCCGACCGCAGCATTACCGACAACAGCGGCAAACGCGCTATCAGCTATGCCAGACGCAACAGTTTTCTGATCGGCAGCATGGCCTATCAGCTGCTGCAAAGCGCATGA
- a CDS encoding ABC transporter ATP-binding protein produces the protein MIQIEQVQRRYDDFSLEVDFSVGRDEIVSLLGSSGSGKSTTLRIIAGFEPLDTGRVLVDGQDISGLSPQRRRLGLVFQDYTLFPHLNVEQNVAYGLRAQGLPRAGRARRAAELLELVGLQGFGPREVQTLSGGEQQRIALARALAPEPRALLLDEPFSAVDTERREELRRYVIRIQRELRIPMIFVTHSRSEALSISDRIVLLAEGRIVETGAPRDLYLRPRTAYAARFLGRANLVPEGAIPVTGSASGPATPPAAGTLLVRPEHIGMAEAEDASCHLPGVVRGVHYRGMFYEYDLETEIGELGAVSEQRFSVGQSVWLGIRRSHLLAEQGHALCSS, from the coding sequence GTGATACAGATCGAACAGGTGCAGCGCAGGTATGATGACTTCAGCCTGGAGGTCGATTTTTCGGTCGGCAGGGACGAGATTGTAAGCCTGCTGGGCTCGAGCGGCAGCGGCAAGAGCACCACCCTGCGAATCATTGCCGGTTTCGAGCCACTGGATACAGGGCGGGTTCTGGTGGATGGACAGGATATATCCGGATTGAGCCCGCAGCGCCGGAGGCTCGGGCTGGTGTTCCAGGACTATACCCTGTTCCCTCATCTGAACGTAGAGCAGAATGTGGCCTACGGACTGCGGGCACAGGGACTGCCGCGGGCCGGGCGCGCCCGGCGGGCTGCGGAGCTGCTGGAGCTGGTAGGTCTGCAGGGGTTCGGCCCGCGCGAGGTTCAGACCCTCTCGGGCGGCGAACAGCAGCGAATAGCCCTGGCACGTGCACTGGCGCCCGAACCCCGGGCCTTGCTGCTTGACGAGCCGTTCTCGGCGGTGGATACCGAGCGTCGCGAGGAGCTGCGGCGGTATGTGATCCGGATCCAGCGTGAGCTCCGCATTCCCATGATATTCGTAACCCACAGCCGCAGCGAGGCACTGTCGATTTCTGATCGGATTGTACTTCTCGCTGAGGGCAGGATTGTCGAAACCGGCGCCCCGCGGGACCTGTATCTGCGACCGCGGACCGCCTACGCGGCGCGGTTTCTGGGGCGGGCGAATCTGGTTCCGGAAGGGGCGATCCCGGTGACTGGTTCGGCAAGCGGACCAGCAACGCCCCCGGCTGCCGGCACCCTCCTGGTGCGTCCGGAACATATCGGTATGGCCGAGGCAGAGGATGCCTCCTGCCATCTGCCGGGGGTTGTGCGCGGTGTGCATTATCGCGGCATGTTCTATGAGTACGACCTCGAGACAGAAATCGGCGAGCTTGGGGCGGTCAGTGAGCAGCGGTTTTCTGTTGGCCAGTCAGTCTGGCTGGGGATTCGCCGCAGCCACCTGCTGGCAGAGCAGGGTCATGCGCTTTGCAGCAGCTGA